The following are encoded in a window of Geobacter metallireducens GS-15 genomic DNA:
- a CDS encoding acetyl-CoA hydrolase/transferase family protein: MNVVTLSKKNFQQEYQQKLCTAAEAASIVRSGDHLCFPLGVGEPTLFVRALAARKRELEGVVVNQQHHLCPDYFTEDSAPHIKVNAWFTSHVSREAVQKGWADFVPNHFSEVPKLLSMYWPVEVAGTVVSPMDEYGYFTCSLSVGYTMEAVRKAIQTGGKVVVQVNPQCPRTHGNCHIHISEVTHIIECDEPLKELDIPPISPIEEAIGGYIAEMIDDGSTVQMGWGGIPNAVCQALLKKKDLGIHTELISNGIVDLMLAGAVNNSRKSIHRGKTVGTFALGTRKVFDFMNENPTIEMHPVDYVNDPYVIGQMDNMIAINATIQVDLLGQCCSESFGHLQWSGTGGQADFARGANRSRGGKAFICTASTAKNGTVSCIVPSLMAGSSVTTSKNDVDHVVTEFGVAKLRGQTAKQRAMNLINVAHPDFRGELMEAARRMNRI, translated from the coding sequence ATGAACGTCGTCACACTGAGCAAAAAGAATTTCCAGCAGGAATACCAGCAGAAACTCTGCACAGCGGCAGAAGCGGCATCAATCGTGAGGTCCGGCGATCACCTCTGTTTCCCCCTCGGCGTGGGTGAGCCGACCCTCTTCGTCAGGGCACTGGCGGCGCGCAAGCGCGAACTGGAAGGTGTGGTTGTCAACCAGCAGCATCACCTCTGTCCCGACTATTTCACCGAGGATTCGGCCCCGCACATCAAGGTGAACGCATGGTTCACCAGCCACGTCTCCCGCGAGGCGGTCCAGAAAGGGTGGGCCGACTTCGTTCCCAATCACTTCAGCGAGGTCCCCAAGCTTCTGAGCATGTATTGGCCCGTCGAAGTGGCCGGAACCGTGGTTTCCCCCATGGATGAGTATGGCTACTTCACCTGTAGCCTCTCCGTGGGCTACACCATGGAAGCGGTGAGGAAAGCGATTCAGACCGGCGGCAAGGTGGTGGTGCAGGTGAATCCCCAGTGCCCCCGCACCCACGGCAACTGTCATATCCACATCTCCGAAGTTACCCATATCATCGAGTGCGACGAGCCCCTCAAGGAACTGGATATTCCCCCCATATCCCCGATAGAAGAGGCCATCGGCGGCTATATTGCGGAAATGATCGATGACGGATCAACCGTCCAGATGGGGTGGGGCGGCATTCCCAACGCGGTCTGCCAGGCATTGCTCAAGAAGAAGGACCTGGGAATACACACCGAACTGATTTCCAACGGCATCGTTGACCTGATGCTTGCCGGAGCGGTAAACAACTCCCGCAAAAGCATCCACCGCGGCAAGACCGTGGGCACCTTTGCTCTGGGGACACGGAAAGTTTTCGATTTTATGAATGAAAACCCGACGATCGAGATGCATCCGGTGGACTACGTTAACGATCCGTACGTCATCGGCCAGATGGACAACATGATCGCCATCAACGCCACCATCCAGGTGGATCTGTTGGGGCAGTGCTGCTCCGAATCCTTCGGCCACCTGCAGTGGAGCGGCACCGGCGGACAGGCCGACTTTGCCCGCGGCGCCAACCGGTCCCGTGGGGGCAAGGCCTTCATCTGTACGGCGTCCACCGCCAAGAACGGAACGGTTTCGTGCATCGTGCCGAGCCTGATGGCCGGTTCTTCGGTCACCACCAGCAAGAACGACGTGGATCACGTGGTGACCGAGTTCGGAGTTGCCAAACTCCGGGGCCAGACCGCCAAGCAGCGGGCCATGAACCTGATCAATGTTGCCCATCCCGATTTCCGGGGCGAGCTCATGGAAGCAGCCAGGAGAATGAACAGAATCTGA